A window from Armatimonas rosea encodes these proteins:
- the moaA gene encoding GTP 3',8-cyclase MoaA, translating to MTPLPLALSDRFGRRIEYLRVSLTDRCNLRCVYCMPEAGVPFENLDNVLSFEELVRIIRVLASVGLKKVRLTGGEPLVRKGVPELAAQLMAIPGLEEVTLTTNGILLERDAQGLWDAGIRRLNLSMDTLQEARFEKLARRAEFARAWAGLETALAIGFSPIKLNCVLMRGINDDEVAAFGRLTQERPLSVRFLEYMPIGEVSPAQWRAHYVSNEEALATLQRLWPDLETLNDSPESTSRNFRIPGALGTIGVINPISHKFCDGCNRLRLTANGKLVPCLSDNFEYDLIGPLRAGCSDQEILEHTAAALVHKPIQSDFEGRLSRGGSLRMMSQIGG from the coding sequence ATGACTCCCCTGCCCCTTGCCCTCTCAGACCGCTTTGGCCGACGGATCGAGTACCTGCGTGTCTCTCTCACGGATCGCTGCAACCTGCGCTGTGTCTACTGCATGCCGGAGGCGGGAGTGCCCTTTGAGAACCTAGACAACGTGCTGAGCTTCGAGGAGCTCGTGCGGATCATTCGGGTCCTGGCAAGTGTCGGGCTGAAGAAAGTGCGGCTCACGGGCGGCGAGCCACTGGTCCGCAAGGGGGTTCCCGAGCTGGCCGCACAGCTCATGGCGATCCCGGGGCTTGAGGAGGTAACCCTGACCACCAACGGTATCCTGCTGGAGCGGGATGCCCAAGGCCTCTGGGACGCGGGGATTCGGCGGCTGAACCTCTCGATGGACACCCTCCAAGAGGCGCGCTTCGAGAAGCTAGCGCGGCGTGCGGAGTTTGCCCGTGCGTGGGCGGGGCTGGAGACGGCGCTGGCGATTGGCTTCTCCCCCATCAAGCTCAACTGCGTGCTCATGCGGGGAATCAACGACGATGAAGTGGCGGCGTTTGGGCGGCTGACCCAGGAGCGCCCGCTCTCGGTGCGGTTTCTGGAGTACATGCCGATCGGGGAGGTGAGCCCCGCGCAGTGGCGTGCCCACTATGTCAGCAATGAGGAGGCGCTCGCCACGCTTCAGCGGCTCTGGCCTGATCTTGAAACGCTCAATGACTCCCCGGAGAGCACGAGCCGCAACTTCCGCATTCCCGGTGCCTTGGGAACGATTGGGGTGATCAACCCGATCAGCCATAAGTTCTGCGATGGCTGCAACCGGCTTCGGCTTACCGCCAATGGCAAGCTCGTTCCCTGCCTCTCGGATAACTTTGAGTACGATCTGATCGGGCCGCTTCGGGCGGGCTGCTCCGATCAAGAGATCCTGGAGCACACCGCCGCCGCCCTCGTACACAAGCCCATTCAGAGTGATTTTGAGGGACGGCTCTCCCGTGGGGGGAGCCTGCGGATGATGTCACAGATTGGTGGTTAG
- the mnmE gene encoding tRNA uridine-5-carboxymethylaminomethyl(34) synthesis GTPase MnmE — MTDTIAAIATATGAAGVGIVRLSGPNARTIAAQVVRRSLQDQPPRLLKRATVYDPQSGESLDDGLLVHFIGPHSFTGEDVVEFQGHGGMLTLAQVLQAFLAAGARLARPGEFSERAFHNGKLDLAQAEALADLISARSVAAQRAARRQLDGSLSQEAHRIAAELQEALARLEATIDFPEDVGELVPETVEAPLGRAAQRLERLLAGAAYGRRLTEGLTVALTGAPNVGKSSLLNALAGAERAIVTELAGTTRDILAEELVLAGVPVRVLDTAGLRETDDPVERIGVARARAAVATADVVIVVVDATRPEPLALPEQSFVIAVNKSDLASPELERFAPHPAVAISARTGEGLDALVQAVIGTSVPASDAPLLTRARHEDALRRAAAQIHDARVTLALGLPAELIAVDTHGALAALGELTGQTTREEIIQGIFSRFCIGK; from the coding sequence ATGACTGACACCATTGCGGCAATCGCCACCGCCACCGGTGCCGCGGGCGTGGGGATCGTCCGCCTCTCCGGCCCCAATGCGCGGACAATCGCCGCGCAGGTCGTGCGTCGCTCCCTTCAAGACCAGCCACCTCGCCTGCTCAAGCGTGCCACGGTCTACGATCCGCAGAGCGGGGAATCCCTCGACGATGGCCTCTTGGTGCACTTTATCGGACCGCACTCCTTCACCGGTGAGGATGTGGTCGAGTTTCAGGGGCACGGGGGGATGCTCACCCTGGCTCAGGTCCTACAGGCGTTCCTGGCCGCCGGGGCTCGCTTGGCACGTCCGGGAGAGTTCTCGGAGCGGGCGTTTCACAACGGGAAGCTCGACCTCGCCCAAGCGGAGGCCCTCGCGGACCTGATCTCTGCACGCTCCGTGGCAGCACAGCGCGCCGCCCGCCGCCAGCTCGACGGGAGCCTCTCGCAGGAGGCGCACCGCATCGCCGCCGAGCTCCAAGAAGCCCTCGCCCGCTTGGAGGCGACGATCGACTTCCCGGAGGACGTGGGCGAGCTCGTGCCGGAGACTGTCGAGGCCCCGCTCGGCCGCGCCGCGCAGCGCCTGGAGCGTCTCCTGGCGGGAGCGGCGTACGGCAGGCGGCTCACAGAAGGGCTCACCGTCGCCCTGACCGGTGCCCCCAATGTCGGGAAGTCTTCGCTTCTGAACGCCCTCGCCGGAGCGGAGCGCGCCATTGTCACGGAGCTCGCCGGCACGACCCGCGACATTCTGGCCGAGGAGCTGGTCTTGGCCGGCGTACCGGTACGCGTCCTCGACACCGCCGGGCTGCGCGAGACCGACGATCCCGTGGAGCGTATCGGGGTCGCCCGTGCCCGTGCCGCGGTCGCGACCGCCGATGTGGTGATTGTCGTGGTCGATGCCACCCGCCCCGAGCCCCTCGCCCTGCCCGAGCAGAGCTTTGTGATCGCGGTAAACAAGTCCGATCTGGCCTCCCCAGAGCTGGAGCGCTTTGCCCCCCACCCCGCCGTGGCGATCTCCGCCCGCACCGGGGAGGGGCTCGATGCGCTGGTCCAAGCGGTGATCGGGACATCGGTTCCCGCCAGCGACGCCCCCCTGCTCACGCGAGCCCGCCACGAAGATGCCCTCCGCCGCGCCGCTGCCCAAATCCACGACGCCCGCGTGACCCTCGCCCTTGGGCTCCCCGCCGAGCTGATCGCCGTGGACACGCACGGTGCCCTCGCCGCCCTTGGGGAGCTCACGGGCCAGACCACCCGCGAGGAGATCATCCAGGGAATCTTCTCCCGGTTCTGTATCGGCAAGTGA
- the upp gene encoding uracil phosphoribosyltransferase, whose translation MAIHLCSHPLAQHLLTGLRSTETNPQHFRPLARRLTTLLALEATADLPTMASPITTPLEPMEGQVLAHGIVVIPILRAGLAMLEPFLELFPDVSVGYIGLERDHATAVAASYYCKLPQVQGCTTLVVDPMLATGGSAGQAIDHVKAAGATDVRLVCVVAAPEGVAAVEAAHPDVPIYAAALDRELNAKKYICPGLGDFGDRLYGTL comes from the coding sequence ATGGCAATCCATCTCTGCTCCCACCCGCTGGCCCAGCACCTGCTCACGGGCCTGCGCTCTACCGAGACCAACCCCCAGCACTTTCGCCCGCTCGCACGGCGCTTGACCACACTCCTCGCGCTGGAGGCGACCGCTGATCTCCCGACCATGGCCTCCCCGATTACCACCCCTCTGGAGCCAATGGAGGGGCAGGTCCTTGCCCATGGGATTGTGGTGATCCCGATCCTACGGGCGGGGCTGGCGATGCTGGAGCCGTTCTTGGAGCTCTTTCCCGATGTCTCCGTGGGCTACATCGGGCTGGAGCGCGACCATGCGACCGCGGTGGCGGCGAGCTACTACTGCAAGCTCCCACAGGTACAGGGCTGCACGACCCTGGTGGTGGACCCGATGCTGGCCACGGGCGGCTCGGCGGGCCAGGCGATCGACCATGTAAAGGCGGCGGGCGCGACCGATGTCCGCCTCGTGTGTGTGGTGGCGGCTCCCGAGGGCGTGGCGGCGGTCGAGGCGGCGCACCCCGATGTCCCGATCTACGCCGCGGCGCTGGACCGGGAGCTCAATGCGAAAAAGTACATCTGCCCCGGCCTCGGCGACTTCGGCGACCGGCTCTACGGGACGCTCTAG
- a CDS encoding ComF family protein, translated as MRALAGFLDLIYPPRCLLCESWEEPVLCSACVAQLPTVPEPVCVVCGHPSEPERVCRLCEAAADRWGGWAFESARAAGRHVGALRYGLHLLKYRGKESLAEPLGAWLAHRYLTELRGTAPPELLVALPLSARKRRARGYNQAALLAQPLAEQLALPVLPEGAFVRVRAEQSQMTLGAAQRLANLSPTDFEVTDPALLAGKRLLLIDDVMTTGASLHCAAATLLKAGAAGVEALALSRSF; from the coding sequence ATGCGTGCACTTGCTGGCTTTCTTGACCTGATCTACCCGCCCCGCTGCCTGCTCTGTGAGAGCTGGGAGGAGCCGGTGCTCTGCTCTGCGTGTGTGGCCCAGCTTCCCACTGTCCCAGAGCCGGTGTGTGTGGTCTGTGGGCACCCGAGTGAGCCCGAGCGTGTCTGCCGGCTCTGCGAGGCGGCGGCGGACCGGTGGGGCGGCTGGGCGTTTGAGAGCGCACGTGCGGCGGGGCGGCATGTCGGGGCGCTCCGCTACGGTCTCCACTTGCTGAAGTACCGAGGGAAAGAGTCGCTTGCCGAGCCCCTGGGGGCGTGGCTCGCGCACCGCTATCTCACGGAGCTCCGTGGCACGGCACCGCCTGAGCTACTGGTCGCGCTCCCACTCTCCGCGCGTAAACGGCGCGCGCGTGGCTACAACCAGGCGGCGCTCCTTGCCCAGCCGCTTGCGGAGCAGCTCGCGCTCCCGGTCTTACCGGAAGGGGCGTTTGTGCGGGTGCGTGCCGAGCAGTCCCAGATGACCTTGGGGGCGGCGCAGCGCCTCGCCAACCTCTCCCCGACGGACTTTGAGGTTACGGACCCGGCTTTGCTGGCGGGCAAGCGGCTGCTCCTGATCGACGATGTCATGACCACGGGGGCGAGCCTGCACTGCGCCGCCGCTACGCTCCTCAAGGCCGGGGCGGCGGGGGTCGAGGCGCTGGCGCTCTCCCGCTCGTTCTGA
- a CDS encoding NEW3 domain-containing protein produces the protein MLKTSFRTHSSRIALAAWSSLLFALAAHAQAPEGRQTAPLANSGASYERKRIKRTVTLDSLQGWDLLYDTPEGRVYFDWDSQFLYLAVQTKDETEVRFDLDANGDGWFQGAENFSIRLLKSATGVTPLVRRFDNVQNKEHPVWAEVLLPEGSVRGHQLTTEQGVVQLVALPIGLLGTGRKPGAEVGFRALWGGAALAEPLPELPLLRLQLTDDSEALAGPLAAHLSLRDRALVAGGLVRGTLELTNSGLKPLFLKQVFLPDGTVIVDLKDPIMILNPGERLKKEFRFVLPEGPEPASVVLRGGAEREEGGVSVVALASVERQEPYALSLDHDIKPILSAAPDGPARRRLLVATITGRREGKTSGLVHLILPSGWSVEGEVKRTISLSYPNERRSVSFKLSAPAGLAPGRYPVEALCEIGGKSYRAKVDFTVQ, from the coding sequence ATGCTCAAAACTTCCTTCAGGACACACAGCTCTCGGATCGCTTTAGCCGCTTGGAGTAGTCTTCTCTTTGCTCTGGCGGCGCACGCACAGGCCCCGGAGGGCCGCCAGACCGCACCCCTTGCCAACAGCGGGGCATCCTACGAGCGCAAGCGGATCAAGCGCACGGTGACGCTAGACTCCCTGCAGGGCTGGGATCTCCTCTACGACACCCCCGAGGGCCGTGTCTACTTCGACTGGGACTCGCAGTTTCTCTACCTGGCGGTGCAGACCAAAGACGAGACCGAGGTCCGGTTTGATCTGGATGCCAATGGAGATGGCTGGTTTCAGGGGGCAGAGAACTTCAGCATCCGGCTCCTCAAGTCCGCGACCGGAGTCACGCCGCTGGTGCGCCGCTTCGACAATGTCCAGAACAAAGAGCACCCGGTCTGGGCCGAGGTATTGCTCCCCGAGGGCAGTGTGAGGGGGCACCAGCTGACCACGGAGCAGGGAGTTGTCCAGCTTGTTGCACTGCCGATCGGGCTCCTCGGGACGGGCCGGAAGCCCGGTGCGGAGGTGGGATTTCGGGCTCTCTGGGGGGGCGCCGCCCTCGCCGAGCCGCTGCCCGAGCTCCCCTTGCTCCGCCTGCAGCTCACCGACGACAGCGAGGCGCTTGCGGGGCCGCTCGCGGCGCACCTGAGCCTGCGCGACCGGGCGCTGGTGGCGGGGGGACTCGTCCGGGGGACACTGGAGCTCACGAACTCAGGGCTGAAGCCGCTCTTCCTGAAGCAAGTATTCTTGCCCGATGGGACGGTGATCGTGGACCTCAAGGACCCCATCATGATCCTCAACCCGGGCGAGCGCCTCAAGAAAGAGTTTCGCTTTGTCCTGCCCGAGGGACCTGAGCCCGCCAGTGTGGTGCTCCGGGGCGGGGCCGAGCGCGAAGAGGGCGGGGTGAGTGTTGTCGCACTGGCGAGTGTGGAGCGGCAGGAGCCCTACGCGCTCTCCCTGGACCACGATATCAAGCCCATCCTCAGCGCGGCCCCCGACGGCCCCGCGCGTCGCCGGCTCCTGGTCGCGACGATCACCGGGCGGCGTGAGGGCAAGACAAGTGGCCTCGTCCACCTCATCCTGCCATCGGGCTGGAGTGTCGAGGGCGAGGTAAAGCGCACGATCTCCCTATCCTACCCCAACGAGCGCCGCAGTGTCAGCTTCAAGCTCAGCGCTCCCGCCGGGCTCGCACCGGGCCGCTATCCCGTGGAGGCGCTGTGTGAGATCGGGGGCAAGTCCTACCGTGCCAAGGTGGATTTTACCGTCCAGTAG